The following proteins come from a genomic window of Winogradskyella sp. PC-19:
- a CDS encoding DEAD/DEAH box helicase, with the protein MSENNSALQEKKTDKELYDYQQGAIQQIFDKFDNAPEDYHLLYQLPTGGGKTVIFSEMVRQYLKNHNKKVLVMTHRIELCSQTSKMLTSFGVTNKVVDSKANLDDQADYSCFVAMVETLNNRLNDGILDISDVGLVIIDEAHYNSFTKLFKFFEKSFILGVTATPLSSNKELPMKDNYNELITGETIENLIENEFLARPEVFQYDMGLTSLEVGSNGDYTVKSSEDLYSSPAMLQKLIDAYKKHALGKKTLIFNNGINTSINVYYAFREAGIPIMHLDNTATKKQRKQILDWFHETPNAILTSVSILTTGFDEPTIDTIILNRATKSLTLYYQMIGRGSRILNNKSKFTVVDLGNNAYRFGPWGADLDWQLIFKSPNWYADRIVSDEKIEANFKHDLHEDIKDEFAKSEDTYFDIQQTYKDAVAKGESSKVVLERSIEHHAKICIENSEDVYDALALAKLLKDDINNRLELYAKCISKSTFNFMKWLKDDYKQKLNSYLRANFDEKFEEIHGYPPED; encoded by the coding sequence ATGTCCGAAAATAATTCAGCATTACAAGAAAAGAAAACCGATAAAGAGCTTTATGACTATCAGCAAGGTGCGATTCAGCAAATCTTTGATAAGTTTGATAATGCTCCAGAAGATTACCACTTATTATATCAGTTGCCAACTGGTGGTGGAAAAACGGTTATCTTTTCAGAAATGGTACGTCAATACCTAAAAAACCACAACAAAAAGGTGTTGGTGATGACGCACAGAATTGAATTATGTTCGCAAACCTCAAAAATGTTGACCAGTTTTGGGGTTACTAATAAAGTAGTAGATAGTAAAGCCAATCTCGATGACCAGGCAGATTACAGCTGTTTTGTGGCCATGGTCGAAACACTAAATAACAGATTAAACGATGGCATCTTAGATATCTCTGATGTTGGTTTAGTGATTATTGATGAGGCACATTACAACTCGTTTACAAAACTGTTTAAATTCTTTGAAAAATCCTTTATTCTTGGTGTTACAGCAACACCATTAAGCTCTAATAAAGAGCTACCAATGAAGGACAATTATAACGAGTTGATTACTGGCGAAACTATCGAAAACCTTATCGAAAACGAGTTTTTGGCGCGACCAGAAGTATTTCAGTACGATATGGGTTTGACCTCATTAGAAGTCGGTTCTAATGGTGATTATACGGTAAAGTCGTCTGAAGATTTATACTCAAGTCCAGCCATGTTACAAAAGCTGATTGATGCTTACAAAAAACATGCGCTAGGGAAGAAGACGCTTATTTTTAATAATGGTATCAACACCAGTATTAACGTGTATTATGCCTTTAGAGAAGCCGGAATTCCAATCATGCACTTGGACAATACAGCAACTAAGAAACAGCGTAAGCAAATCTTAGATTGGTTTCACGAAACACCAAATGCAATATTAACCTCTGTAAGTATCTTAACGACTGGTTTTGATGAACCTACGATTGATACCATTATACTAAATAGAGCTACAAAATCATTGACCTTATATTATCAAATGATAGGTCGTGGGTCTCGTATTTTGAATAACAAATCTAAGTTTACAGTTGTAGATTTAGGAAATAACGCTTATAGATTTGGACCTTGGGGCGCAGATTTGGACTGGCAATTGATTTTTAAATCACCGAATTGGTATGCAGACCGAATCGTATCTGACGAAAAGATTGAAGCGAACTTTAAACACGATTTACACGAAGATATTAAAGACGAATTTGCGAAGTCTGAAGATACCTATTTTGATATCCAACAAACTTATAAAGATGCTGTAGCCAAAGGCGAAAGCTCTAAAGTAGTGCTAGAACGTTCTATAGAACATCATGCAAAAATCTGTATCGAAAATAGCGAAGACGTTTACGATGCATTAGCCTTAGCAAAACTGCTTAAAGACGATATTAATAATAGACTTGAGCTGTATGCAAAATGCATTAGTAAAAGCACATTCAACTTTATGAAATGGCTTAAGGACGACTACAAACAGAAACTGAATAGTTATTTACGTGCCAATTTTGACGAAAAGTTTGAAGAAATACACGGTTATCCGCCAGAAGATTAA
- a CDS encoding T9SS type B sorting domain-containing protein, which translates to MKKLTYFFLFISTIAIGQCPPIGPSININGQAELDDFIATYQNCTNLENELFITGNVTDLSGLDFLETVAGIFIDDTQITEITNFGALDMVYNTIQISNNPLLETITGFENLQTLSMVLSVQNNPRLTIISGFNNAISVEFWVSISNNPILETISGFEIFQNCFGFMAFNDCPLLTSIPSFNNVTTVSDFIQFFNIGLSDISGFENLTTIGGGMEMTLSLSVGNNQNLSTISAFCSLEELEDDLLIQDNPILVNLSGLKSLRVVGQTMTIRNNASLATLNGLQSLEEISRPGYEGTDTVMIHDNPMLSDCDPLCNVLTANQIIGNVNLFNNLSGCNAISEINTTNCLPFEILDCTALTEPVDGAIDVAIDTNISWDAVVGATYYLISIGTTSGGVDIANRVDVGNQTTYVLPADLPQNTEIFVKVIPHSDSGNATCCEEESFTTETLIELPTCTTLTMPLAGETNVSVSTDFSWNAVTGATGYEIAIGTNTVLLNAETLGDVIFYDLPFDLPANTEINVEITPFNTAGDAIGCVLEWFTTGNAPSSPSCTTLISPLDEDTQVYVNTSISWDTITDADSYIISIGTSPNGTEIVDTINVGNTTTYNPITDLPENSTIYVTIIPVNSIGEAQGCIEESFMTEDIISLPNCTNLQNPFDGQQNVAVNTNISWNPVSNTDGYIVTVGTSIGSTDILNGQNIGNQTDINLTENLPENTEIFVTIIPYNSDGEAINCFEESFITERVTQENPRFIIPKFFTPNNDSVNDFWLVLDPENQVQTISIFNRYGKLLKTLTNGQLFWDGTYNNQLQPVSDYWYSINFIDGKAIRGHFTLKR; encoded by the coding sequence TTGAAAAAACTTACCTACTTTTTTCTTTTCATTTCAACAATAGCTATTGGGCAATGTCCTCCAATTGGACCTTCTATTAATATAAATGGACAAGCAGAGCTTGATGATTTTATTGCGACTTATCAAAATTGTACAAATCTTGAAAATGAATTGTTCATAACAGGAAATGTAACTGATTTATCGGGTTTAGATTTTTTAGAAACTGTAGCAGGCATATTTATTGACGATACTCAAATTACCGAGATAACTAATTTTGGTGCTTTAGATATGGTTTATAATACAATTCAAATAAGCAATAATCCACTTTTAGAAACAATTACTGGTTTTGAAAACTTGCAAACCTTAAGCATGGTTTTAAGCGTTCAAAATAATCCTAGACTAACAATTATTAGTGGTTTTAATAATGCAATATCAGTAGAGTTTTGGGTTTCTATCTCAAATAATCCTATTCTAGAAACAATCTCTGGTTTTGAAATTTTTCAAAATTGCTTTGGTTTTATGGCATTTAATGATTGTCCTTTATTAACAAGCATTCCTAGTTTTAATAACGTTACAACAGTAAGTGATTTTATTCAATTCTTCAATATTGGTTTATCAGATATTTCAGGTTTTGAAAACCTAACGACTATTGGTGGCGGCATGGAGATGACACTAAGTCTATCTGTGGGAAACAATCAAAACCTTAGTACTATTAGTGCTTTTTGTAGTTTAGAAGAGCTAGAAGATGATTTACTCATCCAAGATAATCCGATATTGGTAAATTTAAGTGGACTTAAAAGTCTAAGAGTAGTCGGACAAACAATGACCATTCGTAATAATGCATCATTAGCAACCTTAAACGGACTTCAATCTTTAGAAGAGATTTCCAGACCAGGCTATGAAGGTACCGATACGGTAATGATTCATGATAACCCAATGCTGTCCGATTGTGACCCACTTTGTAATGTACTAACGGCAAATCAAATTATTGGAAACGTCAACCTATTTAATAACCTAAGTGGTTGTAATGCAATATCAGAGATAAATACGACAAACTGTTTACCTTTTGAAATATTGGACTGTACCGCTTTAACAGAACCTGTAGATGGCGCTATTGATGTCGCTATAGATACTAACATTTCTTGGGATGCTGTAGTTGGAGCAACATATTACTTAATTTCTATAGGTACAACATCTGGAGGTGTTGACATTGCAAATAGAGTAGATGTAGGAAACCAAACAACTTATGTTTTACCTGCAGATTTGCCTCAAAACACAGAAATATTTGTAAAAGTTATTCCTCATAGTGATTCTGGTAATGCCACATGTTGTGAAGAAGAGAGCTTTACTACCGAAACCTTAATAGAATTGCCAACCTGTACAACACTTACCATGCCTTTAGCAGGCGAGACAAATGTCTCAGTATCTACTGATTTTTCATGGAATGCAGTTACTGGCGCTACAGGTTATGAAATTGCCATTGGTACAAATACAGTTTTATTAAATGCAGAGACTCTTGGAGATGTTATTTTTTATGATTTGCCATTTGATTTGCCTGCAAATACTGAAATAAATGTTGAGATTACTCCATTTAATACAGCTGGCGATGCTATTGGCTGTGTTTTAGAATGGTTTACAACTGGTAACGCGCCAAGTTCTCCAAGTTGTACAACGTTAATTTCACCATTAGATGAAGACACACAAGTATATGTAAATACTAGTATAAGTTGGGATACGATAACTGATGCCGATAGCTATATAATTTCAATAGGTACAAGTCCTAACGGAACAGAAATTGTCGATACTATAAATGTTGGTAATACTACAACTTACAACCCAATAACTGACTTGCCAGAAAACAGCACCATTTACGTTACCATAATACCTGTTAATTCTATTGGAGAAGCTCAAGGCTGTATCGAAGAAAGTTTTATGACAGAAGACATTATATCTTTGCCAAATTGTACAAACCTTCAAAACCCTTTTGATGGACAACAAAATGTAGCGGTTAACACCAATATAAGTTGGAATCCAGTATCAAATACTGATGGTTATATTGTTACTGTGGGAACAAGTATAGGAAGTACTGATATACTCAATGGTCAAAATATTGGTAATCAAACTGACATAAATCTTACAGAAAACCTACCAGAAAATACTGAGATATTTGTAACTATCATCCCTTATAATTCAGACGGTGAAGCCATAAACTGCTTTGAAGAAAGTTTTATTACTGAGCGTGTTACACAAGAAAATCCAAGATTTATTATCCCAAAATTCTTTACACCAAATAACGACAGTGTCAATGATTTTTGGTTAGTCCTAGACCCAGAAAACCAAGTCCAGACGATATCTATATTTAACCGTTACGGTAAATTATTAAAAACCTTAACTAATGGACAACTATTTTGGGATGGTACTTACAATAACCAATTACAACCTGTTAGTGATTATTGGTATAGTATCAATTTTATTGATGGTAAAGCTATAAGAGGTCATTTTACTCTAAAACGTTAA
- a CDS encoding acyl-CoA desaturase yields MTIVFFVIVLWYGGLFFQSFFLHRYAAHQVFTMSKRMERLTYVLTWVFQGSSYLSAYGYGIMHRMHHAYTDTEKDPHSPSHDPNLLAMMWKTKTIYQDINKQRINVDEKFTKNVPQWKAFDRFASSRLSRLLWIGFYVLFFVLFATAWWQWLLLPITFLMAPIHGVIINWFGHIYGYVNYQMKNTSKNLFRFDFLMMGEGYHNNHHKHASRANFGVKWYEIDVTYVIIKILNAFGLIRLKPIAIRD; encoded by the coding sequence ATGACTATAGTGTTTTTTGTTATCGTACTTTGGTATGGAGGTTTGTTTTTTCAATCGTTCTTTCTGCACCGTTATGCGGCACACCAAGTATTTACGATGTCTAAACGTATGGAGCGCTTAACTTATGTGCTGACTTGGGTTTTTCAAGGTTCTAGTTACCTCAGTGCGTATGGTTATGGTATTATGCACCGCATGCACCATGCGTATACAGATACCGAGAAAGACCCACACTCACCTTCTCACGACCCAAATCTTTTGGCGATGATGTGGAAAACGAAAACCATCTATCAAGATATAAATAAACAACGTATTAATGTTGATGAAAAGTTTACTAAAAACGTACCACAATGGAAAGCCTTTGACCGTTTTGCAAGTTCTCGTTTATCGCGTTTACTTTGGATTGGGTTTTATGTTTTGTTCTTCGTTCTTTTTGCAACCGCTTGGTGGCAATGGTTACTATTACCAATAACCTTTTTAATGGCACCTATACATGGCGTAATTATCAATTGGTTTGGGCATATTTATGGTTATGTGAATTACCAGATGAAAAATACTAGCAAAAATCTGTTTCGTTTCGATTTTTTAATGATGGGCGAAGGGTATCATAACAACCATCACAAACATGCTAGTAGAGCAAATTTTGGAGTAAAATGGTACGAAATTGATGTGACTTATGTTATCATAAAAATATTAAACGCCTTTGGTCTCATACGCCTTAAACCTATTGCTATAAGAGATTAG
- a CDS encoding type IA DNA topoisomerase, with amino-acid sequence MKVCIAEKPSVAREIAAVLGASTKRDGYFEGNGYAVTYTFGHLCTLKEPADYKPYWKSWDLNNLPMLPEKFEVKVSDNDGIKKQFNIVKSLFDKAEVVINCGDAGQEGELIQRWVLNEANYKGKVQRLWISSLTTEAIKEGFNNLKPSEDYDNLYYAGFSRSIGDWLLGINATRLYTVKHGGYKQVLSVGRVQTPTLAMLVRRFKEIENFIPQPYWELQTTYRDTLFSYEEGRFLKQEDGEILANKVKEDQFEIVSITKKKGTEYAPKLFDLTGLQVYCNTKFGMSADETLKTAQRLYEQKAISYPRVDTTFLPNDVYPKVKGILSKLSDYSALTSPLLDKKIKKSAKVFNDKKVTDHHAIIPTGMQINMQYNDQRVYDAIVKRFVAVFYDDCKVSNTVVIGKAAEVNFRTTGKEILSKGWRIVFETENSSAKKENLLPTFTKGEKGPHEPSFLEKQTKPPNQFTEASLLRAMETAGKQVDDDELRDIMKENGIGRPSTRANIIETLFRRKYIKRNKKQILPTITGIQLIDTIQNELLKSAELTGSWEKQLKDIEKGEYSASAFIKSMKRMVDALVYEVRTEKVVNRISAVNNKPAKASKGKPKSNKGVVGQSCPKCKNGQLIKGKSAYGCSDYGTACNFTLPFKFENKKISDNQLIRLLSKGSTVNLKGFKINGQAIEGLLRFDDGFKLKLEPKKAASATTSLPENVCPKCKKGTIIKGKTAYGCSDYKSGCDFRFSYDLLRQKANGQQLTKALVFEILRG; translated from the coding sequence GTGAAAGTTTGTATAGCCGAAAAGCCTAGTGTTGCTCGCGAAATTGCTGCTGTTCTTGGTGCATCTACCAAGCGTGATGGCTATTTTGAAGGTAATGGTTATGCAGTGACTTACACCTTTGGACATCTGTGTACACTCAAAGAACCTGCAGATTACAAGCCGTATTGGAAAAGTTGGGATTTGAACAACTTGCCAATGCTTCCAGAAAAATTTGAAGTCAAAGTCTCGGATAACGATGGCATTAAAAAACAATTCAACATTGTAAAAAGTTTATTTGATAAAGCCGAAGTCGTCATCAATTGTGGTGATGCTGGTCAAGAAGGAGAATTGATTCAGCGTTGGGTATTGAACGAAGCCAATTATAAAGGCAAAGTACAACGTCTTTGGATTTCGTCCTTAACCACAGAAGCGATTAAAGAAGGGTTTAATAACCTCAAGCCTTCTGAGGATTACGATAATCTCTATTATGCTGGATTTTCGCGTTCTATTGGCGATTGGTTGTTGGGTATCAATGCCACACGATTGTATACTGTAAAGCATGGTGGTTACAAACAAGTATTATCTGTTGGTCGTGTGCAAACACCAACATTAGCAATGCTTGTGAGACGTTTTAAAGAGATTGAAAATTTCATACCACAACCCTACTGGGAATTGCAAACGACCTATCGTGATACACTTTTTAGTTACGAAGAAGGTCGATTCCTGAAACAAGAAGATGGCGAAATACTAGCAAATAAAGTCAAAGAAGACCAGTTTGAAATAGTTTCTATTACCAAGAAAAAAGGAACCGAATATGCGCCAAAACTCTTTGATTTAACTGGATTACAAGTGTATTGTAATACCAAGTTTGGCATGTCTGCAGACGAAACGCTAAAAACAGCACAACGTTTATACGAGCAAAAGGCCATTTCTTATCCTAGAGTTGATACCACGTTTTTACCAAACGATGTGTATCCAAAGGTAAAAGGCATTTTAAGCAAGCTAAGCGATTATTCGGCATTGACTTCTCCTCTACTCGATAAAAAGATAAAGAAGTCAGCTAAGGTCTTTAATGACAAGAAAGTCACAGATCACCATGCTATAATTCCAACAGGAATGCAGATTAATATGCAATACAATGACCAACGTGTCTACGATGCAATTGTAAAGCGTTTTGTCGCTGTCTTTTATGACGATTGTAAAGTCTCAAATACGGTTGTTATTGGTAAAGCTGCCGAAGTCAACTTTAGAACCACAGGAAAAGAAATCCTATCTAAAGGTTGGCGTATTGTTTTTGAAACTGAAAATTCGAGTGCTAAAAAAGAGAACTTATTACCAACGTTTACAAAAGGCGAAAAAGGGCCACATGAACCATCATTTCTAGAAAAACAGACCAAACCACCGAATCAGTTTACGGAAGCCTCACTCCTACGTGCTATGGAAACTGCTGGGAAACAAGTAGATGATGACGAGTTACGTGATATAATGAAAGAAAACGGTATTGGACGACCGTCTACACGTGCCAATATTATTGAAACTTTATTTAGAAGAAAATATATTAAGCGCAATAAAAAACAGATTCTACCAACAATTACAGGTATTCAATTGATTGATACCATTCAAAATGAATTATTGAAATCTGCGGAACTCACTGGTTCATGGGAGAAACAGCTAAAAGACATTGAAAAAGGTGAATATTCTGCTTCTGCTTTTATCAAAAGCATGAAGCGTATGGTAGATGCCTTGGTTTATGAAGTGAGAACTGAAAAAGTAGTGAATCGCATATCGGCAGTAAACAACAAACCTGCAAAAGCATCAAAAGGTAAACCAAAATCAAATAAAGGTGTTGTCGGACAATCGTGTCCTAAATGTAAAAATGGGCAATTAATAAAAGGGAAATCTGCTTATGGCTGTAGTGACTACGGAACCGCTTGCAATTTTACATTACCATTTAAATTTGAGAATAAAAAAATATCAGATAATCAGCTTATCAGACTTTTAAGTAAAGGTTCGACTGTCAACCTTAAAGGGTTTAAAATCAATGGACAAGCTATCGAAGGGCTATTGCGATTTGATGATGGTTTTAAACTTAAATTAGAGCCAAAGAAAGCAGCATCAGCTACTACATCCCTTCCTGAAAATGTCTGCCCAAAATGTAAAAAAGGCACAATTATAAAAGGTAAAACGGCTTACGGATGCAGTGATTATAAATCTGGCTGTGACTTTAGATTCTCTTATGATTTATTACGTCAAAAAGCGAATGGACAACAGCTAACAAAAGCCTTGGTATTTGAAATACTTAGAGGATAG
- a CDS encoding Crp/Fnr family transcriptional regulator, which yields MEQIKTYLEQIATISDKDWSFFMSKLQRAVIPKKTVFLECNSIEQKISFIEDGVVRLYIPKEDPDKEITFGFSFKNQFISAYDSFLTRKPSAYQLQTLTKTTLLSITYDDLQDVYSNTQIGNLIGRLTAERLFLLKSKREQNLLNLSAKERYLKLFKERPELLKVIPLKYISSYIGVTPQALSRIRKQV from the coding sequence TTGGAGCAGATAAAAACCTATTTAGAACAAATTGCAACAATTTCAGATAAAGATTGGAGCTTCTTTATGTCTAAACTTCAACGTGCAGTTATTCCTAAAAAAACAGTTTTTTTAGAATGTAATTCCATTGAGCAAAAAATCTCATTTATAGAAGATGGCGTGGTACGGCTTTATATCCCTAAAGAAGACCCAGATAAAGAGATTACGTTTGGTTTTAGTTTCAAAAACCAGTTTATAAGTGCTTACGATTCGTTTTTAACACGTAAACCGTCGGCGTATCAATTGCAAACCCTTACTAAGACAACACTTTTAAGCATTACCTACGATGATTTGCAAGATGTGTATAGCAACACCCAAATTGGCAATCTTATTGGTAGACTTACTGCTGAGCGTTTATTTTTACTAAAGTCAAAACGTGAACAGAATTTATTAAACCTTTCTGCAAAAGAGCGTTACTTAAAATTATTTAAAGAACGTCCTGAGTTGCTTAAGGTTATTCCTTTAAAATACATCAGTTCTTATATTGGTGTAACGCCACAAGCTTTAAGCCGTATTAGAAAACAAGTATAG
- a CDS encoding HNH endonuclease: MNIIITQIQNQDSDQIIIAILVLVWIIVMTYVFFFTGKSKPTDYKSETEIDVKPYWFYRSFMSRKDYYRNIYLKSDAWQRKRYVVLKRDDWKCVYCGERATQVHHTRYAKYNIGKEPIDWLESVCRPCHEDLH; encoded by the coding sequence TTGAATATTATAATTACACAAATACAAAATCAAGACTCAGACCAAATTATAATAGCGATATTAGTTTTAGTTTGGATAATTGTAATGACTTACGTGTTTTTCTTTACTGGTAAATCAAAACCTACAGATTATAAATCAGAAACTGAAATTGATGTTAAACCTTATTGGTTCTACAGGAGTTTTATGAGCCGTAAAGATTATTACCGTAACATCTATTTAAAATCTGATGCTTGGCAACGCAAACGTTATGTCGTTTTAAAGCGTGATGATTGGAAATGTGTGTATTGCGGTGAACGCGCTACGCAAGTACATCATACACGATACGCTAAGTATAATATAGGTAAAGAACCTATTGATTGGCTAGAATCTGTATGTAGACCTTGTCACGAAGATTTACACTGA
- a CDS encoding EamA family transporter, with product MRKSTILILLAFFSTYVFWGSTYLWNKIAVAELPAFMLASIRFLVAGVLVLVIAKILKKPLSISLKQFRNVVIASVLFLVFGNGAFVYALQFVDSGFAALEASINPLMILIIMRLYQKKPIQLRSLIGIALGIIGMYVLVSQKGLNLQDGSITGILIIFACVLSWSIGSVFVSQAELPSNFFVSTGYQMFCAGVLLGVISLLAGDTWTAPNSWQTDTQISMLCLVLFGSIAAFTSFNYLLKKVSPEKVSTSGYVNPIIALLLGWYFLGESITLQTIIAGSLLLLGVYFINTRKEKRRTKISSRSV from the coding sequence ATGCGTAAAAGCACCATCCTTATTCTTTTAGCGTTCTTCTCAACCTACGTATTTTGGGGTTCGACCTATTTGTGGAATAAAATTGCCGTTGCAGAATTGCCAGCATTTATGCTTGCTTCAATTCGGTTTTTAGTTGCTGGTGTACTAGTTTTAGTGATTGCAAAAATCCTAAAAAAGCCATTATCTATCTCACTTAAACAATTCAGAAATGTAGTGATTGCAAGTGTACTATTTTTGGTATTTGGAAATGGCGCTTTTGTATACGCACTACAGTTTGTTGATAGTGGTTTTGCGGCATTAGAAGCTTCCATAAATCCTTTGATGATTTTAATCATTATGCGTTTGTATCAAAAAAAGCCTATACAATTGCGCTCTTTAATTGGTATAGCTTTGGGTATTATAGGTATGTATGTTTTGGTAAGCCAAAAAGGTCTTAATCTACAAGACGGTAGCATCACCGGAATCCTAATTATTTTTGCGTGTGTATTAAGTTGGAGTATAGGTAGTGTGTTTGTTTCGCAGGCCGAACTTCCTAGTAATTTCTTTGTCTCTACAGGCTATCAAATGTTTTGTGCTGGTGTATTGTTAGGCGTTATCAGTCTTTTGGCTGGTGATACTTGGACAGCACCAAATTCATGGCAAACCGATACACAAATTTCAATGTTATGCTTGGTGTTGTTTGGCAGTATTGCAGCGTTTACCTCATTTAATTATTTACTAAAAAAAGTATCTCCAGAAAAAGTATCTACTTCAGGATATGTGAATCCAATAATTGCTTTGCTATTGGGTTGGTATTTTTTGGGCGAATCTATAACGCTTCAAACTATAATTGCAGGAAGTTTGCTGCTTTTAGGTGTTTATTTTATAAATACGAGAAAAGAAAAACGTCGTACAAAAATTTCTTCGCGTTCTGTTTAA